The nucleotide window TGGTCTGTTTTGATATTGCTGCTTAGCTAGGGGACAGTTGCAACAACTTGTTGCAACCGTCCCCAATCAAGCAGCCATGACAAAACATAATGTGCTAGCTAGCCACACTGACATTGACACATGCTAACCATGTCACTTCGaagtcaacaaaacaataatcTAAACTAAGTACATTTTGATTAATTCATACAAACGGTCAGGACAGTATGACAAAAATAAACTTAATGAAAAAATTTACTTTCATACCTCCAAAACAAGTTTTGTCAATGAATGCAGCAGCAGATCTCGAATGTGTCTTCTTTCTTCTTGGTAGTGGGAGGGATCTAACTGTGCATGTGCAGTATGAGTGTCATCACTCTAGCATGTTTCTGATTGGAGGAATAAGACTTGTTGCAACTGCCCCTTGTTGCGCCTGTCCCCAGTCTCCCCTACTCCTTTGTATTCCTCCTAAACCAGGAATACTGGTGCCTGATACATGTTTTGGCCATGTCATATTCTAATGAGCATATTTGCATGATAGACAAGTGATTACAagtacaactagagagggtacaatttctggggaaattgtagggtgtgcttgcttgcgtcggttgcacatgggtccgtttttgaatgacatttttacaactgatttctgtatattttatatgaaaatgcatccttattatttataaagattaaatagatttaaaagcatttttttttttgctgctgctcatttacaactgaaaatacgagtgaagtgtagaatgaaatagatgtcttctcatttcccctgcaagaggcagcctcatcgttgaatcaacgaataaatttggcagaccggtgtaaaaattgacctaatctctatgacttaaacgtcattttaagtttttcccttctcgtgatattttcaggcatgtagcctactcattgcattcattcatgaataaagaaccccctttgaagattattctacgacgttacccggcagtagaagatggaatcgcgattcaaacagtaccatctgctaactgaatatgcccccaaaacaagcttgacatttatttagtggaaaatcgctcattcataaaaagctcactggtagcgatcattgtcagtaacaacgcaaaatgcgatatagccctgtgtggagaagctgccctcgTCAGAAGCCGAGCTAAGCAGCTTTGGACTCAGAGAAAAGTTAATCTCTTTCAAATCTGAAAACCTCAATGGTtatttttctcacacacacacaagaccatgGGAAAATCTTCCTGGAAGGAACTTTAAAATGaagcacagaggaagagagtttACATCTAATTAGCATTTCAAACAAAGGGAAATGCTTCTAAATGCTGTACCAACAAACATCCAACTTCCCTGCATTGAAAGCCAACAAACAGCACATATATTGGGTGTTGTGTTCTGTGGCTGTGATCCGTGACATTGAGCTCGCTTATTTCCCAGCACCTCATCTCAATGCACTGCTGTTTAGGGCCTATCTATAATACAGGCCAGGGGAGGCATATAGGCTGGAAGCACTTCcatacacctcctcctccctccactggtTAAGAGTATCTAAGCTGCAGTGTTTCACTGCAGACGCCTCCAGCTTGGATACCCTGCAGTTGTCTAGCCTAACTTCTACAGTCTACAAGTGTGGTCAAGGACGTTTGAGAGCACCTCTTCTGCGGTAAGGCTAAAATAcgtgccccccgcccccctcctcggcccccctccctcttggtCTAACACCGAGACGTTTGGAGATCCATGGAGATGGTACAGCACCCACCTGgtcccaggagagagagcagtctgGACTGCTCCTGGAGGAGTCTGTGGAACTGCAGAGCCAGCTGGtcctgggggctggggccctgtaaggacacacacacactgttcctacATACCAGTACTAGAGACGCATGACTAATACACACATACCGGTACCTGTACTTCTCTACGGTAGATATCACTACTACACATACATCACAACTACCACAAATAATCCCTAACACACATGTTGTCAGTATGAACATCATTTCTACTTCTAggcacaaacacatgtacacacatatccCAACTACATGCATGCATTTTTTACTTTTACCTTTAACCAAAAATCCAGTCTGCAGAGATCTAATATTATATCAGCGCGTGCCTTCATTCCTCGATTGCAGGTGTTttactgccctctagtggttgggaagagtcaggtggctgagcggtgagggagtcggactagtaatccgaaggttgccagttcgattcccggtcatgccaactgacgttgtgtccttgggcaaggcacttcaccctacttgcctcgggggaatgtccctgtacttactgtaagtcgctctggataagagcgtctgctaaatgactaaatgtaaatgtaaatgaagagCCATTGTGGTAGTGGAAGAAACAGTGACTGACCTGTTGCAAAGCTCTGACGAGCAGGGCCTGATGTAAAGCCTGTTGAGATGAGTCTCTATCTGAGACAGAAGACTCCAACAGGGCCTGGATGACGGGACTGGGCAGCTGGGCTGAACCGTGCGGACCAGGGTCAGTAGGCCTGGGTGGCTGGGCTGAACCATGCGGACTAGGGCCAGtaggactggctggctgggctgaAGAGCCTGGTACAACTAGTTGGGctagggagagagggctggagccaAGATCCCTTGGGTCGTGGTGGATACTTTGGTTCTCTGTGGCGTGGGTTCCTCCAGATCTCTGTGGATCAGGAACCCCAGCAGATGGGTGCggttctgccctcctctcctcctccaactgTCTGCCCTCCAGATTAGTACCCGAGGCTGGAACTAACAACCATTTCTTCTGGCAGTTGTTGTCCATTGAAATCTCAGCTGACATTATACCAGTAATGCAGAAGGATGTCTCAGAAAATCCTCCCTGTAAGGTTGCACCCACAGGTTCTCCGTGCCATAGCAATGTGCTATTTTTTATAATGTGCTCTTTACATAGTGACGTATGTGGTCTCTGCCAGGTGGCAAGAAGAACAGAACATAGTCAACATTAAAACTGGACATGTTGCTTTAGCCTACGTAGAAAGTGTTTATTCAGTAACAGCTTACTAGACCTACACATCATGAACGTCTGTTTCATTCACTGAAGACTGTTGCATGAAAACATATTGTATTTACATAATCTGACATATTTACAAAGTTATAGAAAAACCTGCGATATTTTAAAAGAGCTTAATACTAACCGTCTTGTTTTCTGCTTCTTCAGCGGCGTGTATTGAGCAGTGGAGCTAAACTGATGTTTTATCTGTCGCCACTGGCTACAGTTACTGTAAACATTAGGCTCAACGGGAACTACATTTTTTGCCAATAAAAATGCaaacagtttttttgttttaataccTGCCTGTGTTAAAATAGCATCTATGTTGCTGTTGGTCTACCAGATGTATGAGGGTGTCAGATGGTTCATTTTCATGTGGagtaaaaaatattattttgtgCCACGATTCAAGTGCACTCGAGTGGTTGATCTCTTTTTGTGCGTATGGCGCCACAACAGATCCCTTTCAGCGCCAAAGGGTTGCTCTTTTAACCGGCTTAATTGGGTCGGTTACGAAGTGCAAAGTCAGTTTTATAATTACTGAAAATGCCTACATTGATTAAATGTCTAAAATGAAAGTCCTGTCCACATCTTAATGAAAACAGTCTCTAAGCAATGCAACAGAGTGCATATAGGTGtcaaaagggagtcaggtggctgagcggtggctgagcggtgagggaatcgggctagttgccagttcgattcccggtcatgccaactgacgttgtgtccttgggcaaggcacttcaccctacttgcctcgggggaatgtcgctctggataagagcgtctgctaaatgactaaatgtaaaaggtcATCACTTTttggagttgtgttttattTGTAAGTGTAGGAGCTTGCCCTGCAAAAGTTGATGATAAACCATTCCTATTGATTTTAGACGGATCACACACCCATTTGCTGTCAGAATCAAAACGAAACACAAACTGTTTATTTAAGCTGTAGCTTTTAGTTCCGTTCAAACTTATTACTCAATTGTTTTGcttattatttatttacaaaAGGCACGCACACGGTCTAATGTCAAATTGATTCCGATAGTGTCTTGACATAACTTATAATATCAGTCATTACAGAAGACAGAACCGCTACTGCAAACATTTTGATAAAGCTGTAAAagatttcattaaaaaacgatCCATTGTACGGTGAAGGACATCACTGGCCTAAGTATGGTATTTTTCCAttccccatctcctcttctGCTCTTATCACCATACTACCAACAGCACTGACTTCATAAAACACAAAACCATTTTAAAAGTTAGAGATGCTTCAGATTACCTACCACCCGgccatttctctcacagaagaGACTGCCCTGCCCACGAGTTGACAAACATGGTTTTGACCTGTGCTCATCTTCATACCGGGACAATGATTGACCGATGACTGGAATCCATCGTATTTGTCTTACTGACTCGACTAAAAGTGGCCAAATCCCAGGCTGTGAGTGAGCCTGTTAACTGCTCATCAGTGCTCATCATGGAACTGTCCAGAACAGCTATCCTACTGggcgccctcctctcctcaggtaaGACTTGGTGTGATTCTGGAGACTGACTGCTCATCCAGATTACTTTGCTATGTTCCTGATTCAGTGTAAATACGAGCCGATTGGATAATGTGTTGTTTAGCACCCATCAGAGTCAATTCCTCAAATCTAACAGTCATTGAATCATGTTGATTTAAAGAAAATGGTATTAGTTGTGTAGAGGATCTGATGGGGGATCAAGTCAATCAATTTATCGTATGggccaaaaataaaaatatatttaggAGGCATAAATGGATCGAGCACAGTGATTAGGACAGTCCTTTCTGACTCGGACAACATCAATCGGGTGGGAAACATGAAATGTTGGCAGCCAGGCCAGGGAGGAGATAGGTGGGCCAGAGCCGGCTCTGAAACCAGGcctgtgtttgtggatgtgacTGCAGCCAGTGCATCTGCAATAGACAACTATGTCAAGACAGAGGGGGCCTGGATCCTGTCCCTGGTGAAGAGAGAGTACAACATCGGCACggtggaggggtgtgctgtCAAATGTGATCAGGAGTCAGAGTTCGTCTGCAGGTAAGTCACTGGAAAAGCCATTTATGCTGGAAACAAGTCTGAAAAGATTTAAAATCTCAAAACAAGTTTGTTACACTCAGATAAGATAAGACCATTACTCCTTTGTATTCCTCCTAAACCAGGAATACTGGTGCCTGATACATGTTTTGGCCATGTCATATTCTAATGAGCATATTTGCATGATAGACAAGTGATTACAAGTACAATTATATATTAAAGCAATTGGTTACAAGCATATTTATTTATGCGAAAGTAAGTACAATCTCCCTTAAGTAATTGCATATTTCTCCTTTCTCATATCGTTTAGCCTAGTGTTGGTGGTTTCTGTGGTTCATAACCATTCTTTTGATTTCAATAAAGAATACATTCATTAGAACTGTGTGGTACTGTAAAATTAGTCAAAACAGGGGTGCCACCTTTCCAATCCACACCATGATCTGGAAGTAAACTCTTTGGCAGTGGTATTTGGTTGGAGGCAAATGTTCTCGGGTAACAAATCATTTGTCGTTAACGATTTTCTTGCTAAAAAGGTTGTAGCGCAAAGAGGCAAGTGAATCGGTACTCTTTCTGCCAAACAACACTGCCATTGCCTTGGTCCCATGGTCCTTTATGACATTCCTTGCTTGATGTGTGAGCAGAAACACATTTGCAGTTTCTGGAATGCTGTCTGTTTGCCAACACAAAAAATGCGTGAAGTTGTACCAGGAACTGTTCTGAGGCTGTTCTATTCTTCTCCTCTACTACCTCTACAAAGCTACTAAAGTGTACAACATCACTGAGATGAAGGTTCAATGATTTGGTCTTGGGCAACTTTGATGGTGGAGCTCCTCCTGTTGCAAGACTGCGGTAAAATGACTGTTCCCagaaaggaggggtgggggggggtgggtggtttACGTAGTCAAGGATACATTTTGTTTGAGGAAAATGGTATACACTGTGCTGGCAACAACATTTCAATGAGGCAAGCAATATCAAATGTCAGTATTCTCTTCCACCATCTTCTGAATTGCTGAAAattgtgattttttttgttgggTTTAGTATAATGTCACCTATATACTCAAAAACATCTAGGATGCATTACATATGTATTACCTTATTCAAATTGAAATGAGTGACCATTTTAGAGGGTTCACAGACAGGCCTCTGTTCGGGCTAATTCAGAGTTACCTTTTACATTGAATGTCAAGTCTATGTTTTAGCAACAAAAAGGGTATGTGTCCAAAAACACGTACTGAGTAGGAGTTACATGACATAGGCTAAATCGTTTACATCTCTGGCTCACCCCAAACAAAGATAAAACCTTACTGTAATCTCACAAAATCATGTATTCCATAAGTATGTAATCATGTCAGTGCAATTTAGACAAGTCCAATGGATTCATAGACCCAGAAAACATGGGGTTAGACACCAAGATTACTTGGCTGGGTCAAATAATAAAGGAGTTAGGATATTTTAAGGGCTTCCAGCCCATCTTGGACGCCATCTTGAAAATTACAGCTTTCTAGTGGTCAAACTTTGGTAAACTTTTAGTATGTTATTAAGGACACCTAATACTACAAAAAAAACAGCTGAGAAACCttttgttcaaacttttttagggttaggtgttTGTTTTTTCATATATGCAGCCGTCTACACTGCCACTGGAGCTGTGAAGAAGAAAGAACACGGTGGTGTCTCAAGACCGTTTTCGTCCCGCTCTTCCTCAACCAGGAGCCAGCCTCGCCTTCCTCGCCGTCACCTCCATCGACCGCTACTTCAACGTGGTGCATCCTGGGAGGAAGAACCTCCTGAAAGCCCTGAAGAGGTCTCCTCACATCTCCATCCTGATCTGgctcctgctgctccctctgACCATCCCCACCATGCTGAAGACCTTCGAGTGCTGCAACAGCCACAAGAGCTACGACGCCACCAACCGGGATGACGCcccaggctgaggatgtggctGTGCAGGTCTACGATGGCTTCATGGTCCTGTCCTACACAGACTGCCTGCAGGACACTGGTCTACTGTTTCTGCAGCTCTGGATTCAAGGAGGTTCTCCAAAaacgaaaaaacaaaacaaggacTGCAAAGAAACTTCTCACAACTATTTTGAACTGAATTCCTAACCCAATCATTATGGAGTAATGAGTCTGTCTAAAGTTTTACTGTTACATGACAGAAGGTGTGATTATGAGTGATTATCGTTCAATAAAAAATATCTGCTTGGTGGTTGTTGTTGAATCATAAAGATGCTTAGTGCAGAggaatattgttttgttttgcaaATTCAGCTCAAGATACCAGGGGAGTATTCCAGAAAGAAGGTTATGcgacataaccgggtaagttaactccctaGCTGACACAGctttgtagcaacattgccagtaagttgctgcaacattgtgaatcagctggggGGTTAACTTACCTTAGCGAGACCTgtggggtattccagaaagcaggttatgcgacataaccgggtaagttaactccctaGCTGACACAGctttgtagcaacattgccagtaagttgctgcaacattgtgaatcagctggggggttaacttacccggttatgtcgcataacctgctttctggaataccccacAGGTCTCGCTACTACATAAAAACAGCTGTGGGTTTCAAACTGCTACAATGCCAAATGGAGTTAAGCTTAACTGAAGTTTGAGTGAATAATATCGCTCCTCAACTCCTCCCTCACGTACGGAGGAATGCGACCGCACCTGTAAAGCTCCAATTAGACATTCCCGCATATattctcacttcctcctccgtcTTCGTGCTTGCATGTTTTGTcgcgagggggggagggggggggggggatctgcttGTGCTAACAGCTCAGTGGTGACCCTCAAGGACTCTCCCGCCACAACCCGAGTTCAAGCCTGGTAACAAATGAAGCGCCCTCCCCCACTTCATTCACACCTTAATGACACTCTTGTTTCCACCGGACGTTAGGcacagctctgctaccagcctcttcaTCCAGTATCAGGCTCTGctgctaccagcctcttcaTCTACCGGGCTCGGTGTAATACCCGACCCATCAATCTAATAAACATCCTAAACGTTCAATTGATGGTCTGCTATTGCACTCTGGAAATCCAATAAAAAACAATTTACCACAGTTAATTAATACAAAGAATTAAAAAGACAAAACTACAAAAATtactaataattaaaaaaaagtgATTTTCCTGTCTAGTGGGGAATATATGCATGGAGTTAAAACCTACCGCTGATAAACAGCTAAAATTGTTCCCCATGTGCTCGGGTATATCAAATCTAGAATGCTTGAATTCCTCGGCATTGTTTACAGTTCCATTCATCATTATAGAAGACCGATGTGCTGTAACACAAGCCTGTGTCTATCCACCAGCTCAGAGAAACCAGTTAAACCAGACGTCACCAGACTGGATCAGCATGTACTTCAATCTATTGAACATAAAACATTACTTTCTTAATTTTAAGTCAGAAGCCGAGCTAAGCAGCTTTGGACTCAGAGAAAAGTTCATCTCTTTCAAATCTGAAAACCTCAATGGTtatttttctcacacacacacaagaccatgGGAAAATCTTCCTGGAAGGAACTTTAAAATGaagcacagaggaagagagtttACATCTAATTAGCATTTCAAACAAAGGGAAGTGCTTCTAAATGCTGTACCAACAAACATCCAACTTCCCTGCATTGAAAGCCAACAAACAGCACATATATTGGGTGTTGTGTTCTGTGGCTGTGATCCGTGACATTGAGCTCACTTATTTCCCAGCACCTCATCACAATGCACTGCTGTTTAGGGCCTATCTATAATACAGGCCAGGGGAGGCATATAGGCTGGAAGCACTTCcatacacctcctcctccctccactggtTAAGAGTATCTAAGCTGCAGTGTTTCACTGCAGACACCTCCAGCTTGGATACCCTGCAGTTGTCTAGCCTAACTTCTACAGTCTGCAAGTGTGGTCGAGGACGTTTGAGAGCACCTCTTCTGCGGTAAGGCTAAAATCcgtgccccccgcccccctcctcggcccccctccctcttggtCTAACACCGAGACGTTTGGAGATCCATGGGGATGGTACAGCACCCACCTGgtcccaggagagagagcagtctgGCCTGCTCCTGGAGGAGTCTGTGGAACTGCAGAGCCAGCTGGtcctgggggctggggccctgtaaggacacacacacactgttcctacATACCAGTACTAGAGACGCATGACTAATACACACATACCGGTACCTGTACTTCTCTACGGTAGATATCACTACTACACATACATCACAACTACCACAAATAATCCCTAACACACATGTTGTCAGTATGAACATCATTTCTACTTCTAggcacaaacacatgtacaacTACATGCATGCATTTTTTACTTTTACCTTTAACCAAAAATCCAGTCTGCAGAGATCTAATATTATATCAGTGTGTGCCTTCATTCCTCGATTGCAGGTGTTttactgccctctagtggttgGGAAGAGCCATTGTGGTAGTGGAAGAAACAGTGACTGACCTGTTGCAAAGCTCTGACGAGCAGGGCCTGATGTAAAGCCTGTTGAGATGAGTCTCTATCTGAGACAGAAGACTCCAACAGGGCCTGGATGACGGGACTGGGCAGCTGGGCTGAACCGTGCGGACCAGGGTCAGTAGGCCTGGGTGGCTGGGCTGAAACATGCGGACTAGGGCCAGtaggactggctggctgggctgaACCATGCGGACTAGGGCCAGtaggactggctggctgggctgaACCGTGCGGACTAGGGCCAGtaggactggctggctgggctgaACCATGCGGACTAGGGCCAGtaggactggctggctgggctgaAGAGCCTGGTACAACTAGTTGGGctagggagagagggctggagccaAGATCCCTTGGGTCGTGGTGGATACCTTGGTTCTCTGTGGCGTGGGTTCCTGCAGATCTCTGTGGATCAGGAACCCCAGCAGATGGGTGCggttctgccctcctctcctcctccaactgTCTGCCCTCCAGATTAGTACACGAGGCTGGAACTAACAACCATTTCTTCTGGCAGTTTTTGTCCATTGAAATCTCAGCTGACATTATACCAGTAATGCAGAAGGATGTCTCAGAAAATCCTCCCTGTAAGGTTGCACCCACAGGTTCTCCGTGCCATAGCAATGTGCTATTTTTTATAATGTGCTCTTTACATAGTGACGTATGTGGTCTCTGCCAGGTGGCAAGAAGAACAGAACATAGTCAACATTAAAACTGGACATGTTGCTTTAGCCTACGTAGAAAGGTGTTTATTCAGTAACAGCTTACTAGACCTACACATCATGAACGTCTGTTTCATTCACTGAAGACTGTTGCATGAAAACATATTGTATTTACATAATCTGACATATTTACAAGTTATAGAAAAACCTGCGATATTTTAAAAGCGCTTAATACTAACCGTCTTGTTTTCTGCTTCTTCAGCGGCGTGTATTGAGCAGTGGAGCTAAACTGATGTTTTATCTGTCGCCACTGGCTACAGTTACTGTAAACATTAGGCTCAACGGGAACGACATTTTTTGCCAATAAAAATGCaaacagtttttttgttttaataccTGCCTGTGTTAAAATAGCATCTATGTTGCTGTTGGTCTACCAGATGTATGAGGGTGTCAGATGGTTCATTTTCATGTGGagtaaaaaatattattttgtgCCACGATTCAAGTGCACTCGAGTGGTTGATCTCTTTTTGTGCGTATGGCGCCACAACAGATCCCTTTCAGCGCCAAAGGGTTGCTCTTTTAACCGGCTTAATTGGGTCGGTTACGAAGTGCAAAGTCAGTTTTATAATTACTGAAAATGCCTACATTGATTAaatgtcgttccccccgaccgatccggggatctcagctaggattgaggcctgcctcacagacatctccgcctggatgaccgagcaccacctccagctgaacctcgccaaaacagaacttctcatcatcccggctaaaccctccatctcccacgatctctcaatcaccctgggatctgcgacggtgaccccttcatcctctgccaggaaccttggggttaccatggacgacgagctctccctcacggcccacattgctgcggtctcccggtcgtgtagattcaccctctacaacatccggaagatcaggagatacctgtctgagcactccacccagctgctagtccaagcacttgtcctctccaagttggactattgcaactcgctgctcgctggtctcccagcatgtgcaacccgccctcttcagaggattcagaacgcagcggcccgcctggtctacaatctacccagacgctcccatgttaccccgctcctcatctctctccactggctacctatcatggcccgtatcagattcaagaccctggtattgaccttccgagcagtgaacgggactgcacccgtctacatcaagtctctcctgcagccttacacccccacccgtcacctacggtcttcttcagacaaccgcctggtggtcccaccgctcaagaccgcccggtcccaacacaagctcttctcctgtctggccccccagtgatggaatcaactccccacctccatcagagacaccgactgtctctccaccttcaagaaaaggctcaagacgcacttgttccgggagtacaacggtacttaggaatggttcgcttgacccgatgttagtttcctcaaggatcacaatgactcttgcttagagacttgttgctcttgtggttagtggtaactgacttaaatttttgtactcgctgtgatatattgtttttattattgttgcttgctttttccacaggtacacttgcacttatagcagttcatgttgtttaattgtaacttgtttaactacatgctcttatggttcttccctttggcacttattttggttgttcacaatgtgtgcttcat belongs to Osmerus eperlanus chromosome 8, fOsmEpe2.1, whole genome shotgun sequence and includes:
- the LOC134025231 gene encoding uncharacterized protein LOC134025231; translation: MSAEISMDNNCQKKWLLVPASGTNLEGRQLEEERRAEPHPSAGVPDPQRSGGTHATENQSIHHDPRDLGSSPLSLAQLVVPGSSAQPASPTGPSPHGSAQPPRPTDPGPHGSAQLPSPVIQALLESSVSDRDSSQQALHQALLVRALQQGPSPQDQLALQFHRLLQEQSRLLSLLGPGLPFPPSLSTQWFGSAAPALTTSGVDCTIELGNYSGRGTSVAVIPSSGEDLASLGLSLGAPAGLPPANLQGTRNPSSHTFPSSVETLGPEVYPVPTRPTQGKKATPQ